The following proteins come from a genomic window of Geminicoccaceae bacterium SCSIO 64248:
- a CDS encoding DUF924 family protein — protein sequence MADQGRTIEDVVSFWRDAGPDRWFTKDDAFDELCRTRLRVVHFEAARREHDDWVDTPEGALALMVLLDQYPRNAFRGTAHMYATDPLARHFARTALERGHDRAIEPALRLFLYLPFEHSEDLVDQDLCVALHRPLDPELMTYALDHQAIIRRFGRFPHRNALLMRATTPDEQRFLDEGGFAG from the coding sequence ATGGCCGATCAGGGCCGAACGATCGAGGACGTGGTGTCGTTCTGGCGGGACGCCGGGCCGGACCGCTGGTTCACGAAGGACGACGCCTTCGACGAATTGTGCCGCACGCGCCTGCGTGTCGTGCATTTCGAGGCGGCGCGGCGTGAGCACGACGACTGGGTCGACACGCCGGAGGGCGCGCTGGCGCTGATGGTCCTGCTCGACCAGTACCCGCGCAACGCGTTTCGCGGCACGGCGCACATGTATGCGACCGACCCGCTCGCCCGCCATTTCGCCCGGACCGCCCTGGAGCGCGGTCATGACCGGGCGATCGAGCCCGCCTTGCGCCTGTTCCTCTACCTGCCCTTCGAGCATTCCGAGGACCTGGTCGACCAGGATCTCTGCGTCGCGTTGCACCGCCCGCTCGATCCGGAGCTGATGACGTACGCGCTCGATCATCAGGCGATCATCCGCCGCTTCGGCCGCTTCCCGCATCGCAACGCCCTTCTGATGCGCGCGACGACGCCGGACGAGCAGCGCTTTCTGGACGAGGGCGGCTTCGCGGGCTGA